A genomic region of Photobacterium swingsii contains the following coding sequences:
- a CDS encoding NINE protein, producing the protein MQDTHSKVIGYLLWIFGFTGAHRFYYGKPVTGTIWFLTLGLFGIGWLIDLFLIPSMDREADMRFQAGEVDYNVAWLLLTFLGFLGVHRMYMGKWLTGILYLCTFGFFLIGILVDFWTLNDQVSIENSQKNRA; encoded by the coding sequence ATGCAAGATACACATAGCAAAGTTATTGGTTACCTTTTATGGATATTTGGTTTTACGGGCGCACACCGCTTCTACTACGGTAAACCTGTAACAGGTACGATTTGGTTCTTAACCCTTGGACTTTTCGGCATTGGCTGGTTAATTGACTTATTTTTGATCCCATCAATGGATCGCGAAGCAGATATGCGCTTTCAAGCCGGTGAAGTGGACTACAATGTTGCTTGGTTATTGCTAACATTCCTCGGCTTTTTAGGTGTGCACCGTATGTACATGGGCAAATGGCTCACCGGTATTTTATACCTATGTACCTTTGGTTTTTTCCTTATTGGGATTTTGGTCGATTTTTGGACGTTGAACGATCAAGTATCGATTGAAAACAGTCAGAAAAATCGCGCGTAA
- a CDS encoding YcgN family cysteine cluster protein translates to MTQFWQQKDLREMTDEEWESLCDGCGKCCLHKLIDDDTDEIYYTNVACSLLDDKTCSCKDYPNRFESGEECLKLTRDRIDEFVWLPETCAYRMLAEGKDLPEWHPLLTGSKDAMHKANESVRGQVVYEIDVIDWEDHILNHPNR, encoded by the coding sequence ATGACGCAGTTTTGGCAGCAAAAAGATTTACGCGAAATGACAGACGAAGAGTGGGAATCGCTGTGCGACGGCTGCGGGAAATGCTGTTTACATAAGCTTATTGATGATGATACCGATGAGATTTATTACACCAACGTTGCTTGTAGCTTGCTCGACGATAAAACCTGCTCATGTAAAGACTACCCAAACCGTTTTGAGTCCGGTGAAGAATGCTTGAAGTTAACTCGTGATCGCATTGACGAATTCGTTTGGCTACCTGAAACCTGTGCTTACCGTATGTTGGCAGAAGGTAAGGACTTACCTGAATGGCACCCATTACTTACTGGCTCTAAAGATGCCATGCACAAAGCGAATGAATCTGTACGTGGTCAGGTTGTGTATGAGATTGACGTGATTGATTGGGAGGACCACATTCTGAATCACCCAAATCGATAG
- a CDS encoding TetR/AcrR family transcriptional regulator, which translates to MARRNDHTREELVSMTLEQVKLFLSEHPHHELSLRKVAAMIGYVPSTLVNVFGNYNLLLLHSVAQTLDELFAEAAVEMDSATSSEDALRKLAYCYLNFASKNPYRWQLIFQHTMNGEQLPDWQSDRINNMTGMLEKLIRDINPNNSDDSILEASRVIWAGVHGITLLSVDDKLFTSTPVDGKALIDNLLNTYLAAWQQ; encoded by the coding sequence ATGGCAAGAAGAAATGACCATACTCGTGAAGAGTTGGTAAGCATGACACTGGAGCAAGTGAAGCTATTTTTAAGTGAGCACCCGCATCACGAGCTTAGCCTTCGCAAAGTTGCCGCCATGATTGGTTATGTACCAAGCACGTTGGTCAATGTTTTTGGTAACTACAACCTTTTGCTACTTCACTCTGTTGCCCAAACTCTTGATGAATTATTCGCTGAAGCTGCTGTTGAAATGGATAGCGCAACCTCATCAGAAGATGCACTGCGTAAACTTGCATACTGCTATTTAAATTTTGCGTCTAAAAACCCATACCGTTGGCAGCTTATTTTCCAGCACACCATGAATGGTGAGCAACTTCCTGACTGGCAATCTGATCGTATCAATAATATGACAGGTATGCTTGAGAAGCTGATCCGCGACATTAACCCGAACAACAGCGATGATTCGATTCTAGAAGCAAGTCGTGTGATTTGGGCGGGTGTACACGGTATTACTTTACTGTCAGTTGACGACAAACTATTTACCTCAACACCTGTTGATGGCAAAGCGCTGATCGATAACTTACTCAATACTTATTTAGCTGCTTGGCAACAATAA
- a CDS encoding TIGR02647 family protein — protein sequence MPYNNELVAELNLLVKFPMHSDLEGIKVRTDAAPELVDAAKRLYAKGLVTQEDGGYLTFSGHQAVEHAKSALRILTGKVTP from the coding sequence ATGCCATACAACAATGAACTTGTCGCTGAACTAAACCTATTAGTTAAATTCCCAATGCACAGTGATTTAGAAGGGATAAAAGTCCGTACAGATGCAGCGCCAGAGCTCGTTGATGCAGCGAAGCGTCTTTACGCGAAAGGTCTAGTAACCCAAGAAGATGGTGGCTACTTAACGTTCTCTGGCCATCAGGCTGTAGAACATGCTAAATCAGCATTACGCATTTTAACGGGAAAAGTGACACCTTAG
- a CDS encoding Tim44 domain-containing protein has translation MKRFFTLFALIVAVTFVAPHADAKKFGGGKSFGKSFKTAPAKKQQPQQTDSIGKQNANPAAQSSKKGLMGGLLGGLLAGGLLAAFFGGAFDGIQFMDILIIGLIAFVIFKLFKTMRGTKSTPMGHREAYAGNSPQQPKTQQRQAAQANNASSAQPNHGYASTDSDVPFNLPPNFNMNAFLSGSRDHYRVIQGAWNHNELEKIREYVSPALFADLSGERAKLEGEQHTEVMYVDAELVRADYDANMAQLSIQFSGRYKDSHEGVEEDITDVWHLERDLVTPNAPWLIVGIQA, from the coding sequence ATGAAACGCTTTTTCACGCTATTTGCTCTGATCGTGGCGGTAACATTTGTTGCACCTCATGCAGATGCAAAGAAATTTGGTGGCGGTAAATCTTTCGGTAAGAGCTTTAAAACAGCACCAGCGAAAAAACAACAGCCACAACAAACGGATTCGATTGGTAAACAAAATGCGAATCCAGCTGCTCAGTCTAGTAAAAAAGGCTTAATGGGTGGTTTATTGGGTGGTTTGCTTGCTGGTGGCTTATTGGCGGCATTCTTCGGTGGTGCTTTTGATGGTATCCAGTTTATGGATATCCTTATCATTGGATTGATTGCGTTTGTTATTTTCAAGCTATTCAAAACAATGCGTGGTACTAAATCGACGCCAATGGGCCACAGAGAGGCTTATGCCGGGAACTCCCCACAGCAGCCAAAAACTCAGCAACGTCAAGCAGCACAAGCGAACAACGCATCAAGTGCACAACCTAATCATGGTTATGCATCAACAGATAGCGATGTCCCATTCAATTTACCGCCAAACTTCAATATGAATGCGTTTTTAAGTGGTTCACGTGATCACTACCGCGTAATTCAAGGTGCGTGGAATCACAACGAGTTGGAAAAAATTCGTGAGTATGTTTCACCAGCATTATTTGCGGACCTTTCAGGCGAGCGTGCGAAGCTAGAAGGTGAACAACATACTGAGGTGATGTATGTTGATGCAGAGCTAGTACGTGCTGATTACGACGCAAATATGGCGCAGCTAAGTATTCAATTCTCTGGCCGTTATAAAGACAGTCATGAAGGGGTTGAAGAAGATATTACTGATGTATGGCATTTAGAGCGTGATTTAGTCACCCCAAATGCTCCATGGTTGATTGTGGGTATTCAAGCATAA
- a CDS encoding YkgJ family cysteine cluster protein: protein MECRLGCGACCIAPSISSPIPGMPNGKPAGTRCVQLNEENLCKLFGKPERPKVCHHFKACPDLCGKTNQQALDNITELESLT from the coding sequence ATGGAATGTCGTTTAGGTTGTGGAGCATGTTGTATTGCCCCGAGCATTTCATCCCCAATTCCGGGCATGCCAAATGGTAAACCGGCAGGGACTCGGTGTGTCCAACTGAATGAAGAGAATTTGTGTAAGCTCTTTGGGAAACCAGAACGCCCTAAAGTGTGTCATCACTTTAAAGCGTGTCCTGATCTTTGTGGTAAAACAAACCAGCAAGCATTGGATAATATTACTGAGTTAGAAAGCTTAACCTAA